The following DNA comes from Deltaproteobacteria bacterium.
CCGGCCGCTACACGGCCAACTCGCTGCGGTCGTCGGATCTGCCCGAGTTGCGCCGGTTTTTGCGCCGCACCGACGACGGCACCTGGGAGGTCCGCGAGGCGATCCGCGACCTGGTGGTGTTCCATCGACTGAACTTGGTGGATACGCGGGCGGTGCTTCGCATGCCCGACTGCGACGTCGTATTCTGTCGAAACGTGCTCATCTATCTGGATCGCGCGTCGCGCGCGCGGGTCGTGGCGTCGTTTTACGATCGGCTCACCGCCGGCGGCTACTTGCTGCTCGGCCACTCCGAGTCGCTCGTCAACGTCACGACCGCGTTCGAGATCGAAACCCTCCGCAACGACACCGTCTACCGCAAGGTCGGATGACCCGCGACCGCGACATTCGCGTTGTCGTCGTCGACGACTCGGCGTTCAACCGGCAGACGATTACGTCGATGCTGTCGGGCGTCGGCGGCGTCGCGGTCGTCGGTCGCGCGGGCGACGGCAACGAGGGCCTGCGCCTGGCGCTCGAGCGCGAGCCGGACGTGATCACGCTCGACCTCGAGATGCCGCGCATGGACGGCTTCACGTTCCTGCGCATCCTGATGCGGCGGCGGCCGACGCCGGTGATCGTGATCAGCTCGCACGCTCGCCAGGAGAACGTATTCAAGGCGCTCGAGCTCGGCGCGCTCGACTTCATCGCCAAGCCGACCGTGACGCTGTCGCCCGAGCTGCGCGCGATCGAAGCCGAACTCGTCGACAAGGTGCTCCGCATCGGCCGGTTGCAGCGCGTGTCCCTGACCGAGCGCGTGCGCCCGCCCGAACCGGCCGAGCCGGCGGCAGACCGCGCCGCGCCGGCCGCCGCCGAGCCCGACGCGCCGCTGCGCGTCGCGTGCATCGGCGCGTCGACCGGCGGCCCGCCGGCGCTCAAGCAGGTGCTCGGCGCGCTGCCGGCCGGGCTGCCGATCGCGGTGCTCGTATCGCAGCACATGC
Coding sequences within:
- the cheB gene encoding chemotaxis-specific protein-glutamate methyltransferase CheB, with amino-acid sequence MTRDRDIRVVVVDDSAFNRQTITSMLSGVGGVAVVGRAGDGNEGLRLALEREPDVITLDLEMPRMDGFTFLRILMRRRPTPVIVISSHARQENVFKALELGALDFIAKPTVTLSPELRAIEAELVDKVLRIGRLQRVSLTERVRPPEPAEPAADRAAPAAAEPDAPLRVACIGASTGGPPALKQVLGALPAGLPIAVLVSQHMPAGFTAAFAERLDAACALDVREARSGDRVRAGRVLVAPGGASLAVERNPDGGVRVRVEAVDDTERAWGRAPRYLPSIDRMMQTAAAVVGGDVLGIVLTGMGDDGADGVRAIRRAGGATVAEAQETAVIFGMPEEAIRTGAVDEVLPLSRIADRIVRHARARR